AAAAGTCTGAGAAGACCACAGGATCTGATCCCTAATCTattcctgttctgtgctgtaaagaTTTTTTGGCTAATTTCCATGACAGTTCTCCTGATCTTCAGTCTTAACtgtaagtcatagagatgtacagcatggaaaaagacccttcggtccaacctgtccatgccgaccagatattccaacccaatctaatcccacatgccagaacccggcccatatccctccaaacccttcctactcatatacccatccaaatgcctcttaaatgttgcaattgtacaagcctccaccacttcctctggcagctcattccatacccgtacatctgtgtgaaaaggttgccccttaggtctcttttatatctttcccctctcaccctaaacctatgcattGGAGACTGGCATAAAAAGCCATCCACAATGTTGTGTCAGGATCTGCAGCCGAAGTTACAATGGACAAGCAGGAAACTCCAATGGAAATTTTACCCGTATCTCATTCGGACCAGCAATTTGGATGATCAAATGCCCTGAGAGACCCCTTGTCTCATACAGTTCAGGTCTTGTACTTGACACTCCAGGGAAGGATTGTGTGAGATAGAAGGGTGATCAGGTTGTTTTAGCTGTTTGAAAGGCCATAGTTTGAAGCCAGTAACCATGAGGAGAATTTTAGGCTCCAACAAATTATAGATCAGGTACTCCCCTCACATCATTCTAGATGACAATTGAGACTCAGAGCTTCAGCTTCTACGCCCCAGGACTGTCTAGAGTGGGGTTCAAACCCCAGCCCACCATCTGCTGTCAAGTTCATGTATGCAGAATGGTCATTTGGTCAAGAAGCCACAGTTAGACAATCTGTGGAGCCTTCTCTTAATGTGAGTTAAGGAAGAAAATTTCAGTGTAAAATGTAGTATTTGTTTTGATAGTATTCTGACTTAGTACCTGGTTAACATTAACCTCTTGGCCTATTCAGATGTTTCGCGGAAACTGGGAACACCTGGACCAGGCACATATAATCCAGAGGCTGCACCCCACCTTAATGAGCACAGATCACCAGCATATTCCATAGGATCTCGAACGGAATATCGCAAGTTGGATGTAGTTCCTGCACCTAATCGCTATACACTTCCCTCTCTATTGGGACCAAAGGTTCCTACCAAGCCTTCCAGTGCTAGTTTCTCAGTCACTGGGAGGACAAAAAGAAATGATCTATCAAAAACCCCAGGGCCTGGCAGGTATAACCGTACTGACCCAAATATTTACAAGCGGAAACTTCCATCTTACTCGATGCTGGGTCGATATGACTTGCCCACCTATTATACTCAAAAGCCAGGACCTGGAGCACACAGCCCTGAGAAAGTGACCGTAAATAAGCCAAGACCCCCAGCATTCTCTATGGGATTGAGGCACTCAGAGTTTGTCACTCCACTTATTATTGATATTTCAGATTGAAGTTAAACCTGTTACCTAAAATCTAACGCAGATTAAATCCAGATTGAGATTTTGTGAGTCTTAACATAGGCATTCTGTAACCTTCAAAGCCAATATCTAATTTATATATTATATATTTTTATTGCTCTGTTTGATGGATTTTGAAGTATATACATTGACTAGAAAGACACAGATGGATTAATTAGTACAATGATCAGTACAACATCGGTCTCAACTGTTTGAAAAATTCAACAGACTATACAGTTAGTAGGCATTGACTGCAAATTTTTCCAATCAGAAAATCAGTTATGTAATGTCAATGATGGTAGTTTTTTTGTAGATGTCACAATTGTCAATATTTTTGAAGGTGAAACTGTTTTTCTACCTGGAAATGGATCACCGCTTGAGATTTAAAGAAATGTATGGTAAAATCATGATAAATCACAGCTCTGTCACTTtacacaaaattggaggtgcagtggatagCCAAGCAGGTTATTTTAGATTACAAtggcatcttgatcagatgggccaatgtgtaTCAGAAacttagatgaatgtgaggtgctgcattttgctgaGGTAAATGTTGCTgcacaaagagatcttggagtgcaggttcatagttccttgaaaatggagtcacaggtagacaggatagtgaagaaggctttttgtacacttgcctttattagatAAAGCATTGAGTATGGgatttgggatgttatgttgctgctgtataagacattgcttaggccacttttggaatactgttcaattctggtctcccagctataggaaagattagattagattccctacagtgtggaaacaagcacttcagcccaagtccacaccgaccatcagaagagtaacccagccagatccacttccctctgattaatacacctaacactatggacaatttagcatggccaattcacctgacctgcacatctttggactgtgggaggaaaccggagcacctagaggaaacccacgcagacacggaaagaatgtgcaaactccacacaggctgtcactcaaagttggaatcaaacctgggtaaaaacaatgactgcagatgttggaaggcagattctggattagtggtgctggaagagcacagcagttcaggcagcatccgaggagcagtaaaatcaacgtttcgggcaaaagcccttcatcaggaatagaggcagggagccaccagggtggagagataaatagggggtgaggggtggggctTCTCACATAAGCAGCATCGTAAGGCTGCTTAGTGGCAAGGTGGGTGGCCCAGGAACTCTATTCCACTCCGTTAACTCAAAATTGCATGTCACAGGCTCCTGATTTGAATGGATCATGGCACTTCTCTCCATTTTCATCAAACCcgggtacctggcgctgtgaggcagcagtgctaaccactgagccaccgtgcagccctaaagatgttgtgaaacttgagaggacgcagaaactatttacaaggatgttgccagggttggagggtttgagctatagggagaggctgaataggctggggctattttccctggagcattggaggctgagtgatggccttatagaggtttatagaatcatgaggggtatggatagagtggACAGCTAAAGTCTTTtcacagggtaggggagtccaaaactagagggcgtagatttaaggtgaggggggaagaaaattaaaaaaaacctaaGGGACATtttcagggtggtgtgtgtatggaacagaggaagtagtggagtttggtagaattataacatttaaaaggtatctggatgagtatatgaataggaagggcttaaagggatatggactaaatgcGAGCAAatagactagattaatttgggacatctggttggcacagacgagttgaaccgaagggtctgtttgcatgctgtacatctctgactctatgagtaTGAACCCCAAGTCCCAGTGGGTTTCATTTCATGAAGTATACCTCACAGGCAATTGGATCGTCAAATAAAAGATTAGaaatgggaagagtaggcagtTGCTTTCTATTTGAGGTTGAAATTGTTTGAACTCAGCAAGACAGGAATTGAAGCATTGACTTCCTCATAGGAATGGATTAGCAAAAACCTAAAATTGATCATGGAACATTTCTTCAAATTGGAGCTTTCAGCACCATGATATTTACTGCAGTTATTCTTTCAACCATTAGAAAAAATTCTATTTATTTAGCATAAATTCAGAAGATAGATATTAAACTCAGCCACCAACTATTTTGGAATACTAGTCTCACATACAGTTGTCAGATTATCATTAATAAATTGTGTCAATTATTCTTAGTCATTAATCTTCTTTTTGCTCTGTAGTTATGTTCCTTCTTGATTTTTCCTGTTCTCATTGGTGCAGATTTCACACTGTTTTGCAACAACATTAAGCTTGTTACATATTATTTGAAATCTCATAATCCATTCTAAATCCCTTTGTTTTAAATAGTACTGTTATCTGGAACAGCCTGTCTCTAAGACCTCGCAGACTCCTCAACCAGTGTACAGAATATTAATTTACCCAGGCATCTTAGCATGTATCAGGAAAGGACTATACAGCACGAGTTTGCAGTCAGTGAACCAGGTTGCAACTTTATTTGAAAGCAACAAAGGTTAAGAGTTAAACTTTACATTTTTAACAATTCTATTTCTAACTATCTGATTTTTTAGAAACTTAAAATACTTCCCAGATACTCGTAACTTCTGTCCAAGTGTTCAATTTGTTCCTCTCTTCATGGGTTGATTCTTTCTAGTTGGATAGCAAACTGCTCCGGTCACTGCTGTGTCCTGATGTGCCTGTAGGTATGCTGAGGTGTTCCAGCACCCTCCTGGCTAACTTTCCAAGGACTTGATTAATCAGAGGTATCAAATTAATTGATTTTATCACCTTGAAATGCTGCTAATGGCTCTCAATGGCTTGCTTAACAGCAACCCCTTTGATGTGTCTATTCTTTGGCCTGGATCAGGCATTCCCAGCATGCTTTGTCTTTTGGGCAATTTTAATATCCTGTTTATTTCGGTTGCTGTGCACGTATTTCTGGCCTTTGTTCTTAATGACTTTTAAGAGAGTGGTGAGCATctagaatgggctgccagaggtacTTGTGGAAagtgagtacaattttgtcattttagaaacatttggacagatatGTGGATGGGATTGGTATGGAGGGATCTGGACCAAagataggcaaatgggactagtttaattgtgaaaaatgggcctgtttccatgctgtagacttCATGACTTGTTCACTTGAGCAGTTGCAGACTGCCACAATACATAAACAAATAATGTCCTGTGAAGGACAGAtcatagtcaagattagagtggtgctacaaaagcacatcaggtcaggcagcatccgaggagcaggaaaatcaatgtttcgggcaagagctaCGTGAAAACCATAAATATGGACACACACACCTCATTAAATTCCAAATCAGCAATCTTAGTTTATAATCTATACTCTGGAAATGAACCAAGTCAGTATTACATTAAATAGACGTATATAATGTTGACTTTTATTTAAAATGGGATACGAGTTGCTATCATATTCTTTGAGAGTGTGATAGCTGGCAACCTGACAATGACTGTTGGCTAACAATAAATAACTGCTGAAGTTACCAATACAGTGATTCCAATAAGCCTCAAATAACAGGGGCCTTTTGTGCTTCTATTTCAATGCCATTTATTTGAAGGTAAGTGAAAAACAaggctgatttttaaaaaaccagTCATGTTCGAAGAGAACATTTCAAACAGATTGGGAGACTATTTCAGGACTTCCACaatacttttaaaatattctttcaGAAAATATGAGCACTTCACATAAAAAGAGAATGCAGGTATAATTCTGCTTTCTAGGAGCCATCAGGAGCAAAGATATTGTCATGGACATCTCACTTAGGATCCTTCTTGGTCTCCAGATGAAATAGGAGGCAGATATGAGGTCAGGCATCAACACCAGCTGCTTTAAGACAGGGACAGAGGACAAGGTAAAATCAAACCCTGCTTGAGTTTCCCATAGCATCTACTATTCTAGCCTTTCCCAGTGGAAAGTGCTGTGAGAGGAGCCTTGacaagttactgcagtgcatcttatagatagtaaaCAGCTACTACAGTATGTTGTGGTGAAGGGACTGAACGTTGAAGACGGTGATGGGATGACAATCAGGCTACtttgatgtcaagcttcttgagtgttttcagTGTTGCAATCTTCCAGTCTATACAGGATGGAGCTGTGGTGAGGACAGTTCTTCACTTTGATGGAGCACACTCTTCTGACATATATCCATGCATTAAAGGTTCTCATATAGACCACTACTATCTGTTTCTCCACAGCACAAGGGAATGTGATATCTGCTCCTGAAAATTCTCAGCATGGAGTACTTGGGGTGAAAGTCTCCTGGTACTTCTATCAAACAAGCATATATGCAGGTTTGGCTATAGGCAGAATGCCAAGATAATTGCTGTGGAGTGTGGTTCCTAGTTTCACTAATCGTGTCTGAATCTCACAGTAATAATGTGACTTAAGAGTTAAAGGTGAAGCATGCAAGAATAATTGAAACTGGGTAGCGGTGCCTGACAGCATCCTGGGAACATTTACATTCGCTGGCTGTAGAGTTTGAGGAAAGTGCCCAGATTTGAAgacaataataataaaaaaaggtGATTTTGTAAACATTTCTGAAGTTACAAGGAACTGATAAGAATGGTCaaggtggcagatggatttcaatataAGCAATGACAAGGTTGTATCTGTTAAGATTTAACTGCCCGATACTGATTCACTCGATCAGGTACTATGATGTGGTGATGCTGGTGTTCACTTTAAGGAGTGGCaccctgaaagcttgtgattttaaataaacctttgGACTACAAGCTGGTGTTGTGAGACTTTTGGCTTTGATCAGGTACTAGGCAGAGGTAGAGAGATTCTTGATAGACAGGAAATATGAAATAATTAGATCAGCTATGGTCTTACTGATTGGTGGAGTAGACTCAAGTGGCTAACACCTACTCAATTTGTGTGTTCAGTATTGCCATTGAATAAGGGATTCTTTCTGTGCAGGCAAACACACAGCTGGTCGACTTGATCTGATAGAGACCATTTTCACAGCagcaaataaaatttaaaaagtaGTACAAGTAAATCACTGCTAAATTTGAAAGGACAAAATCAAGAAATGTGCTCTATAAATATAAACCCTTCCTTCAATGTTAGGATTTTCTGACAAACTGAAAATGTTGAAGCTTCTCAGAACTGGCAGCAGCTCTGGAGAAAAAAAAGTTAAGGTTGAGTTTTATGACCCTTTGAGGGTGAAACACCTTCCCAACTGCTCTACCTTCTTTTAAGGCACTAAAAACTTCTCATTGATCGATGATGTTATCTTGCCAATACTGTAGCTCCTACTTTGtattaaaaaagtgacagatCAAAATTATTAATTACTCCCATTCACTTCTTCATTATTGAATTTCAAACTTTAGAGAAAGAAATGAAACCCAAAATTGTGTTAaccagggaaaaaaaatcttctttaaaaaaaaagttgatgTACAACAAACAGTGGCAGGACTTATATGATGGTAGTACtgtagaacaaagagacctaggggttcaagtACATAAATCTTTGAAGTTCGCATcaaatatagacagggtggttaaaaaggcatttgggacacttgccttcattgctcagtcctttgagtaaaggagttgggaagtcatgttcaggttgtacagaatattgaggcctcttctggaatactgtgtccagatttggttgccctgttataggaagaacATTAAGCtcgagagggttcagaagagatttaccaggagtgttgctgggtatggaaggttttaGTTAAAACAAGTCCCAGACTTTCTTTATAAGAATTGGAGCCCAGGTAgtcgagaggtgaccttataaaggtttataaaatcataacggTAGTATGTCTCCCATTCCCTAGAATGGGAGACATACTATggcgagaggagaggagagagatttgaaaaagacatgaggggcatttgtttttttaaaaatacagggGGTAGTTcacatgtgaaatgaacttcctgaggatgcaggcacaattgcaacgtttaaaagacacttagataagtacgagtagggaaggtttggagggatatgggccaggagcaggcaaaagggactagtttagtttatgaTTATGTTCGACATGGACTCGTGATTCTGACTGTAAGATCATGCTTTTAATTGTGGCTCTTAGCAGTTTGGGACAATCCACAAGTTACTCGAACATACCCCCTAGTGGACTCACCATGTATTAGCGTAATAGTGCAAGTGCTACATCCTTGAAGCTTTGCGTACTGTATGATGTTAAAGTAGAGAAATGTTAAATCTACTAATACACGTGTTTTGTAACTCTAAACTTCAAAATTTAGCTTCCTGATGAAATAGTAACtatttttcttcagtatttttaaaaaaacatttgatATGCAACATTTGTCATGATGTTAGTGCCTTCCTTTATAGAAAGTAAACATGGTACAGTTAGGCTAAAAACTTTAGAACATTAAGTTTAAATGGTATACATTTCTAAATGTTTTCATTCATAATTAAATAGCTTTCAAAATAAAGTTTGGAAATACATTCGTAATAAAAGTATGGCTGTGCAATTTTAATATACTGTATTTACAAACTATGAAGTTTTAGTCGACCACACTCCATCTAGTGGCAAAGGCTTGACATTGGAGGCAGTGCTCCACCAGATGGGGCAAGGGATAaatgagggactgcaggcaggaGCAAGAATAGGAGGAATGTTAAAAGGAAATGGAATGTAGCCTTGAAAATAGGCTAGTTATGGAACAGCAAGTCTGAAGTCAACAATTCAATTTTGAAGTTAAAACATTTTCACTTAAACCATGAAAAGTGACAAGATTTAATCAAGTTTAAAATGCAAAATTACCAGTCCTTCGCATCATACAGGATCCAAATGAGTTATTTTTGGGTTGGCAGTTAAGACCTATCACAAAGCTGTTAATGCCTACACCGACCATTACTGTTAATGCCTAcaaagagattggacaaactgggcctgtattctctagAGTCTTGAAGAATGAAAGGGGACTTGTCAACACCTACAAAATACTTTTTCTAAAACAGACAGAGACTAGGTAGATACCAGTAAGGTGGCAATATTTCCTCTGGTTGGGAGTCATTAGTGACAGGCACAATTGAAGACAGAAACCAAGAGGGGGTTACAGGCTGAATGGCCCATACTCGTCCCTAACACGGTAGCATAGTCAGAGATGTTATagcatgggtggcacggtggcacagtggttagcactgctgcctcacagcgcctgagacccgggttcaattcccgcctcaggcgactgactgtgtggagtttgcacgttctccccgtgtctgcgtgggtttcctccgggtgctccggtttcctcccacagtccaaagatgtgcaggccaggtgaattggccatgctaaattgcccatagtgttaggtaaggggtaaatgtaaatgtaggggtatgggtgggttacgcttcggcggggcggtgtggacttgttgggccgaagggcctgtttccacactgtaagtaatctaatctaatgctgaaacagacccttcagtccaactcatccatactgaccagatatcctaaattaatctaatcccatttgtcagcacttggcccatatcagtcttccagatgccttttaagtattgtaactgtaccagtctccatttcctctggtagctcattccataaacaccaccctttgcgtggaaaaggttgccctttatattccttttaaatctttcacctctcaccctaaacctctgctctCTAGCATCCTCGTTACTGTTCTATGCAAAACTCTCACAATCCTAGTTTGTAAATTTTCTACTGCAtacctgtggatgtggtgtatatggacttcagcaaggcatgtgataaggttccccatggtaggctcattcagaaggtcaggaggaatgggatacaggggaacttagctgtctggatacagaattggctggccaacagaagacagaggtggtagtagaaggaaaatattctgcctggaagtcagtggtgagtggtgttccacagggctctgtccttgggcccctactgtttgtaattttaattaataacttggatgaggggattgaaggatgggtcagcaagtttgcagacaatacaaaggttggaggtgtcgttgacagtatagagggctgttgtaggctgcagcaggacattgacaggatgcagagatgggctgaggggtggcagatggagttcaacctggataaatgccaggtgatgcattttggaaggtcgaatttgaaagctgagtacaggattaaggataggattcttggcagtgtggaggaacagagggatcttggtgtgcaggtacatagatccattaaaatggccacccaagtggacagggttgttaagaaagcatatggtgttttggttttcattaacagggggattgagtttaagagtcgtgagatcttgttgcagctctataaaactttggttagactgcacttggaatactgcgtccagttctggtcaccctattataggaaagatgtggatgctttggagagggttcagaggaggtttaccaggatgctgcctggattggagggcttatcttatgaagagaggttgactgagctcggacatttttcattggagacaaagaggagaggggacctaattgacgtatacaagataatgagaggcatagatagagtcaatagccagagactattccccagggcagaaatggctaacacgagggatcatagttttaagctggttggaggaaagtatggaggggatgtcagaggcgggttctttacacaagagttgagagagcatggagtGCGTTGCCAGcaacagttgtggaagcaaggtcattggggacatttaagagactgctggacatgcatatggtcacagaaatttgagggtgcatacatgaggatcaatggtcagcacaacatagtgggctgaaaggcctgttctgtgctgtactgttctatgttctataccctTTATAAAGCCAGTCTTGGAGCTGATGGGCAACCAGGGTCCTTCTGCGTGGCCCTGACTCCAAGGTATGTATCCAAGCT
Above is a window of Chiloscyllium punctatum isolate Juve2018m chromosome 24, sChiPun1.3, whole genome shotgun sequence DNA encoding:
- the cimap1d gene encoding outer dense fiber protein 3-like protein 2b — protein: MENNTEKAYPAIAAREKGPGPGTYGLPPAIGFVGHDYTKHTNPAYTFGKKHSSALYEVNCSPGPQYYVDPKITRFGRSGTPAFSILGRVKISDVSRKLGTPGPGTYNPEAAPHLNEHRSPAYSIGSRTEYRKLDVVPAPNRYTLPSLLGPKVPTKPSSASFSVTGRTKRNDLSKTPGPGRYNRTDPNIYKRKLPSYSMLGRYDLPTYYTQKPGPGAHSPEKVTVNKPRPPAFSMGLRHSEFVTPLIIDISD